A region from the Candidatus Binatia bacterium genome encodes:
- a CDS encoding VOC family protein, translating into MSGNGEKKARALGINHVVLEVGDLDAALEFYGAIFDFTLRGKSERNAFIDLGDQFIQLSLGKTQERDDKRHFGLVVDDREPVGRALEKLGVERLDRRLNFRDPWGNRIEVVPYDDVQFTKASHVLKGMGVGALAKTPNAVEELKKKGMAEEKS; encoded by the coding sequence ATGAGCGGCAACGGTGAAAAAAAAGCCCGCGCGTTGGGGATCAACCACGTGGTCCTGGAGGTGGGCGACCTGGACGCGGCGCTGGAATTTTACGGCGCGATCTTCGACTTCACGCTGCGGGGCAAGAGCGAGCGCAACGCCTTCATCGATCTCGGCGACCAGTTCATCCAGTTGAGCCTCGGCAAGACCCAGGAGAGAGACGACAAGCGCCACTTCGGCCTGGTCGTCGACGACCGCGAGCCGGTCGGCCGGGCGCTCGAAAAACTCGGTGTCGAGCGGCTCGACCGGCGCCTCAATTTCCGCGACCCCTGGGGCAATCGGATCGAGGTCGTGCCCTACGACGACGTCCAATTCACCAAGGCCTCTCATGTGCTCAAAGGCATGGGGGTCGGCGCCCTCGCAAAAACTCCCAACGCTGTCGAAGAACTCAAGAAGAAAGGCATGGCGGAAGAGAAAAGCTGA
- a CDS encoding amidohydrolase family protein: MARKYRTISGDSHLEIDSKHWIGRVPANYRDQAPRLARLPDGSDAWMINNKVARPAAAADLYGGKGRDQYVPFGAKYEGTPGTGGPEQRLREQDQDGIDAEVLFPSQQGGPKLWRRIAEDAGYKAVVRAYNNWLSEEYCSVNPDRLIGVGILPLTPDAADTVEELEHCAKLGLKTVLLQGFPSGKAYPSEEDDRFWSAALDLNMPVSVHVDLDRSGERAGPLFKFPLEPEGIIEKIDTGLVDQVARFGPVRGNGSVAAAQWVLSGLFDRFPNLKIFFAENQIGWIPFFLQGADVRYDRHYRWAERLLGFTPLSRPPSEIIRERCFWGFQFDRVGVELRHKINVGRLIWGSDFPHQESDWPDSMGVIERNFAGVPEEEKYKMVCGNAVEFFRLAET, from the coding sequence GTGGCAAGAAAATATCGCACCATCTCAGGCGACTCTCACCTGGAAATCGACTCGAAGCATTGGATAGGCCGGGTTCCCGCGAACTATCGCGACCAAGCGCCGCGTCTGGCGCGTCTGCCGGATGGGAGCGACGCATGGATGATCAATAACAAGGTGGCTCGACCCGCCGCGGCCGCGGACCTCTACGGCGGCAAGGGCCGGGACCAATACGTCCCCTTCGGCGCCAAGTATGAAGGAACGCCCGGGACGGGAGGTCCCGAGCAGCGGCTCCGGGAGCAAGATCAAGACGGTATCGACGCCGAAGTCCTGTTTCCGTCGCAGCAGGGAGGGCCCAAGCTCTGGCGCCGCATTGCGGAGGACGCCGGTTACAAGGCGGTCGTTCGGGCCTATAACAATTGGCTGTCGGAAGAGTACTGCTCGGTAAACCCGGACCGTTTGATCGGCGTGGGGATTTTGCCGCTGACGCCCGACGCTGCGGACACCGTCGAAGAGCTGGAACACTGCGCCAAATTGGGCCTCAAGACCGTGCTCCTCCAGGGATTTCCCAGCGGCAAAGCGTATCCTTCGGAAGAAGACGATCGATTCTGGTCCGCGGCGCTCGATTTGAATATGCCGGTAAGCGTTCACGTCGACCTCGATCGCTCGGGCGAACGCGCCGGTCCTCTTTTCAAGTTCCCGCTGGAGCCCGAAGGGATTATAGAAAAGATCGATACCGGGCTGGTCGATCAGGTGGCGCGATTCGGCCCCGTGCGCGGAAACGGTTCGGTCGCCGCGGCTCAGTGGGTTCTATCCGGACTCTTCGACCGTTTTCCGAACCTCAAGATTTTCTTCGCCGAAAACCAGATCGGCTGGATTCCGTTCTTCTTGCAGGGGGCGGACGTGCGCTATGACCGCCATTACCGGTGGGCCGAGCGGCTTCTCGGCTTCACGCCTCTCAGTCGCCCCCCCAGCGAGATCATCCGCGAGCGCTGCTTCTGGGGCTTTCAATTCGATCGGGTCGGCGTCGAACTGCGCCACAAAATCAACGTGGGCCGTCTCATTTGGGGTTCCGATTTTCCGCACCAGGAATCCGACTGGCCCGATTCCATGGGCGTGATCGAAAGAAACTTTGCCGGCGTGCCGGAAGAGGAGAAATACAAGATGGTGTGCGGCAACGCCGTCGAGTTTTTCCGCCTGGCTGAGACCTGA
- a CDS encoding ABC transporter substrate-binding protein: MSAKRFYFKLAVLSTLALFFLCGRGAAQERITISYSSVDAPSANWYIAQEKGLYKKYGLDAESIFIPTSTTNVTSLVAGYVKIGNGTGGSIANAAVGGANLVAVGSFINTLPYEMIVHESIKSAEALKGKNVGISRVGSSSDVAARALLKALKLEPDKDVAILQVGGSPERAAAFATGRIAGFASPPGVIHLAKGMPHRVLASMADFPKSFPFPYICATTSKSYLASNRETVKRVMMALIEATQFFKTRKEESKRILAKYSRQTNEAFLESAYEANARLFERVPLVTREGMEMQIKEALSRRPSATLRVEDIVDDSLVAQLQQEGFIDRAYKQ; encoded by the coding sequence ATGAGCGCAAAACGCTTCTATTTTAAACTAGCCGTTCTCTCGACGCTGGCGCTTTTTTTCCTGTGCGGCCGCGGCGCGGCGCAGGAAAGGATCACGATCTCCTACAGCTCGGTGGACGCTCCCAGCGCCAACTGGTACATCGCCCAGGAAAAAGGGCTCTATAAAAAATACGGCCTGGACGCGGAGTCGATCTTCATTCCCACTTCGACGACCAACGTCACGAGCCTGGTCGCGGGCTACGTCAAGATCGGCAACGGCACGGGCGGCAGCATCGCCAACGCGGCGGTCGGCGGCGCCAACCTCGTCGCGGTCGGCTCCTTCATCAACACGCTGCCCTACGAAATGATCGTCCACGAGTCGATCAAATCGGCCGAAGCCTTGAAGGGAAAAAACGTCGGCATCAGCCGCGTCGGCAGCTCGTCGGACGTGGCGGCGCGCGCTCTGTTGAAGGCCTTGAAGCTCGAGCCCGACAAGGACGTCGCCATCCTGCAGGTCGGCGGCTCGCCGGAACGGGCCGCGGCGTTCGCCACCGGCAGGATCGCCGGCTTCGCCTCGCCCCCCGGCGTCATCCATCTGGCGAAAGGCATGCCCCACCGCGTGCTGGCGAGTATGGCCGACTTTCCCAAGAGTTTCCCGTTTCCCTACATCTGCGCGACGACGTCCAAGAGCTATCTGGCGAGCAACCGCGAGACGGTTAAAAGGGTGATGATGGCGTTGATCGAGGCGACGCAATTTTTCAAAACGCGCAAAGAGGAAAGCAAGAGAATCCTCGCCAAATATTCGCGCCAAACGAACGAGGCCTTTCTGGAGAGCGCCTATGAAGCCAATGCGCGCCTCTTCGAGCGCGTGCCGCTCGTAACCCGGGAAGGGATGGAGATGCAGATCAAGGAAGCCCTCTCGCGCCGTCCGAGCGCGACCCTC